A genomic window from Gammaproteobacteria bacterium includes:
- a CDS encoding site-specific DNA-methyltransferase, with amino-acid sequence MSGKKKLELTWIGKENRPKLEPRILLEDPVQSYHAKHRVTENDIFDNRLIFGDNLLALKALEAEFAGKVKCIYIDPPFNTQQAFEHYDDGYEHSIWLGLIRDRLEVLRRLLSEDGTLFVHIDDNELGYLIVMLDEVFGRPNRVSVVTFKQGSATGHKSINPGVVSTTNFVLIYAKNKSAWSPNRVFTARAERDKRYGQYIENFDEPFLHWKFTTLTSAFARSLSLPERGLKKELGEEYEKRISDFVLKNARRVIQLARPDYSAVSSAAREMIDASKANASVVMKLGREGYSDMYFVGGQRILFYSDKLKFIDGQHVAGEPLTSMWDDILSNNLHNEGGVEFPKGKKPEALIKRCFDLTTAPGDIVLDSFAGSGTTGAVAHKMGRRWIMVELGEHCHTHIIPRLKKVVDGEDPGGITQAVSWRGGGGFRYYRLAPSLLGKDKWGNWVINADYNAAMLAEALCKLEGFTYAPSDSVYWQHGYSTERDFVYVTTASLTHEQLQQLSDEVGPDRTLLVLCTAFRAKADAYPNLTVKKIPKQVLSRCEWGHDDYSLRVENLPKAPPEPGQQGLFDVEVRP; translated from the coding sequence ATGAGTGGTAAGAAAAAACTCGAACTCACCTGGATCGGGAAGGAGAACCGGCCGAAGCTGGAGCCTCGCATTTTGCTGGAAGACCCGGTGCAGTCTTATCACGCCAAGCATCGTGTGACGGAGAACGACATCTTCGACAACCGGCTGATCTTCGGGGACAACCTGCTGGCGCTGAAGGCGCTGGAGGCGGAGTTCGCGGGCAAGGTGAAGTGCATCTATATTGATCCGCCATTCAACACCCAGCAAGCGTTTGAGCACTACGACGATGGATATGAACACTCAATCTGGCTTGGCTTGATTCGCGATCGGCTTGAGGTTCTTCGGAGACTACTTTCAGAAGATGGTACGTTGTTCGTGCATATCGACGACAACGAACTCGGGTATCTGATTGTTATGCTCGATGAAGTATTTGGGAGGCCGAACAGGGTTTCCGTCGTCACTTTCAAGCAGGGATCTGCGACTGGGCATAAGTCGATCAACCCCGGTGTGGTTAGCACAACAAACTTTGTACTCATCTACGCGAAGAACAAATCGGCATGGAGCCCGAACCGCGTTTTCACCGCACGTGCCGAGCGAGATAAGAGATATGGCCAATATATCGAAAATTTCGACGAGCCATTTTTGCACTGGAAATTTACAACTCTTACAAGTGCATTCGCGCGGAGCCTGAGTCTGCCCGAAAGAGGCCTCAAAAAAGAACTCGGCGAAGAATATGAGAAAAGAATATCTGACTTCGTTCTGAAGAATGCTAGGCGTGTGATTCAGCTTGCTCGACCGGATTACTCTGCGGTTAGCAGTGCTGCTCGGGAGATGATTGACGCCTCCAAGGCCAACGCAAGTGTTGTGATGAAGCTTGGGCGGGAAGGTTATTCAGACATGTACTTTGTGGGCGGTCAGCGAATTCTCTTCTACTCCGACAAACTAAAATTTATAGATGGGCAGCACGTTGCAGGTGAGCCGCTAACGAGCATGTGGGATGACATTCTGTCCAATAACTTGCACAACGAAGGGGGCGTCGAGTTCCCCAAAGGAAAGAAGCCGGAGGCTCTGATAAAACGGTGCTTTGATCTCACAACCGCCCCCGGAGATATTGTTCTCGACTCCTTCGCTGGCTCCGGCACCACCGGCGCTGTCGCCCACAAAATGGGCCGGCGCTGGATCATGGTAGAGCTGGGCGAGCACTGCCACACCCACATAATTCCCCGCCTGAAGAAGGTCGTCGACGGCGAAGATCCCGGCGGGATCACTCAGGCCGTCTCGTGGCGCGGCGGCGGCGGCTTCCGCTACTACCGACTCGCGCCCTCGCTGCTGGGAAAGGACAAGTGGGGCAATTGGGTCATTAACGCTGACTACAACGCCGCCATGCTGGCCGAGGCGCTGTGCAAGCTGGAGGGTTTCACCTACGCGCCTTCGGATTCGGTGTACTGGCAGCACGGCTACTCCACCGAGCGGGATTTCGTGTATGTGACCACCGCCAGCCTGACCCATGAGCAGTTGCAGCAGTTGAGCGACGAAGTGGGGCCGGATCGTACGCTGTTGGTTCTCTGCACCGCGTTCCGCGCCAAGGCCGATGCCTATCCCAACCTGACGGTGAAGAAGATTCCCAAGCAGGTGCTGTCGCGCTGCGAGTGGGGGCATGATGATTACTCGCTGCGGGTGGAGAATCTGCCGAAGGCGCCACCCGAGCCCGGACAACAGGGCCTTTTTGATGTGGAGGTGAGGCCATGA
- a CDS encoding DUF4868 domain-containing protein, producing the protein MTTKPARAFKKLKSMDFGSWTITFWLIKRKAAQREASYSVLRVDIDTKLQKRFRNYVKQQLQSRDFHLDEYDFSNADADDVLLTLDSDTTDFPKVEQAIEQGFDNQRAKEYSDLLNSWAYVIHLEHGGEHVYAWRKINAMTQPRKVESRKALFFQNHRLTDIAEDEVFLIDPHFDFFAYEGITFIAHKREFESSMNFREGMKNHRSELLAQFESLAFLSDVAPIREYVGDNLHHLRKLASIRKAGYYQQPDYLKRLTEVSVEEGWELKVENGKIVVEPETIELLLKLLNNDRLRSPINQEVFDSAAKKKVGPKGSRS; encoded by the coding sequence ATGACAACCAAGCCTGCAAGAGCATTCAAGAAACTGAAGTCGATGGATTTTGGCTCGTGGACCATCACGTTCTGGCTGATTAAGCGAAAGGCGGCACAGCGCGAGGCAAGCTACTCGGTGCTTCGCGTTGACATCGATACGAAACTCCAGAAACGCTTCAGGAACTATGTCAAGCAACAATTGCAAAGCCGCGACTTTCATCTGGACGAATACGACTTCAGTAATGCGGATGCCGACGACGTGCTACTGACGCTGGACTCCGACACTACTGATTTTCCGAAGGTGGAGCAGGCCATCGAGCAGGGTTTCGACAACCAACGCGCGAAGGAGTACAGCGACCTCCTAAATTCCTGGGCATACGTTATCCACCTCGAACACGGCGGCGAGCATGTCTACGCATGGCGAAAGATCAATGCCATGACCCAGCCCAGGAAGGTGGAGTCAAGGAAAGCGCTCTTCTTCCAGAACCACAGACTAACCGATATTGCCGAGGACGAAGTTTTCCTTATTGACCCGCATTTCGATTTCTTTGCCTATGAAGGCATAACCTTTATCGCACACAAGCGGGAGTTTGAAAGCTCAATGAACTTCCGTGAGGGCATGAAAAACCACCGGAGCGAGTTGCTTGCGCAGTTCGAGTCACTCGCCTTCTTGAGCGACGTTGCTCCAATTCGCGAGTATGTCGGGGACAATCTTCATCATCTGAGAAAACTGGCCTCGATACGGAAAGCTGGTTATTACCAACAACCAGACTATCTGAAACGACTCACCGAAGTGAGCGTCGAGGAAGGCTGGGAGTTGAAAGTCGAAAACGGCAAGATCGTTGTCGAGCCCGAGACCATCGAGCTACTGCTGAAGCTCCTCAACAACGACCGACTTCGCTCGCCAATCAATCAGGAGGTCTTCGATTCGGCGGCAAAGAAGAAGGTGGGGCCAAAAGGCTCCCGCTCATGA
- a CDS encoding S8 family peptidase, whose translation MEAYPHLRFEREQPIKQKRPGQPPRFSRPADLPGHARKLQKSLTVSIEEAGKDIGGFDDHPLFKLKVGALPPEQIERAFPGVEVVSQEDGGYALAFADKTALDEFEARLSQLADGKTPKYANILYALEAFDHWTPEDRKGWALRRDGLPAQEPFILDVELWPLGRRDEREAMTSAFNAWLAKEGAVIRDRINAEDFVAYRLRLLRKQAELLLRHRDVRTADLPPRLGLELGVMQLDIQEVRQSTPPDNAPLVAVLDSGIAEGHPLLAPALGDAQGFLLPDKASHDDNGHGTIVAGIALYGEVEACAQAKEFIPQLRLLSGRVLDHKAESDARFIENIVEEAVRYFHENYGCRVFNLSYGNLNKPYLGGRVGGLAYTLDRLARELDVLFVVPTGNFLDIPIEWLKNEYPHYLFRDEAKLVDPAPALNVLTIGSLARWDRSAKAWRWPHDLPENPIAQRDQPSSFTRCGCSIKGAIKPELVAYGGNQAIDPRGGHISDRWLGELSTDKDFAEGRLLSERAGTSFAAPHVAHAAARLLTEVPNASMNLLRALLIANGRIPAASHDLFRGEEDQLAQVVGYGMVDVSNLYRSTEEQVILISESALIDKHHHFYEVPIPESFYNSGKKSRRREITVAFAHCPPVRTTRFDYKASRFQFRLVEAGTLEDAVSAFDKATVDEVESIKEINCNKTTYGAQKRAYGTVQASTWAIKQSRTEKLFVAVTRNDHAWGIPPFTLEEEPYALVIRMSDRENEEARLYTEIRAQLQARERARVRI comes from the coding sequence ATGGAAGCCTACCCCCATCTAAGGTTTGAGCGCGAGCAACCCATCAAACAGAAGCGGCCCGGACAACCTCCCCGCTTTTCGAGGCCAGCAGACTTGCCTGGACATGCGCGCAAACTCCAAAAGAGCCTTACGGTCTCAATTGAGGAGGCCGGTAAAGACATCGGTGGTTTTGACGACCACCCGCTTTTCAAGCTGAAGGTCGGCGCGCTGCCGCCGGAACAAATTGAGCGAGCATTCCCCGGCGTTGAGGTGGTCAGCCAAGAAGATGGCGGCTACGCGCTTGCCTTCGCCGATAAGACCGCACTGGATGAATTCGAGGCCAGGCTTAGCCAACTCGCCGATGGTAAAACACCCAAGTACGCCAACATCCTCTATGCACTGGAAGCGTTCGATCACTGGACGCCGGAAGATCGTAAGGGCTGGGCCTTGAGGCGTGATGGGCTACCGGCTCAGGAACCTTTCATCCTTGATGTGGAGTTATGGCCGCTTGGGCGACGCGATGAGCGTGAGGCAATGACGTCGGCTTTCAATGCCTGGCTGGCGAAAGAGGGAGCCGTAATACGGGATCGCATCAACGCGGAAGACTTTGTTGCCTATCGGCTGAGACTCCTCCGGAAGCAAGCTGAATTGCTGTTGAGACATCGCGACGTCCGAACGGCCGACCTGCCGCCACGCTTGGGGCTGGAGTTGGGCGTCATGCAGCTCGATATTCAGGAAGTCAGGCAATCCACGCCTCCAGATAATGCCCCGTTGGTGGCGGTACTCGATAGCGGTATTGCCGAAGGACACCCACTCCTTGCTCCGGCGCTGGGTGACGCTCAGGGGTTCCTGCTCCCCGACAAAGCCTCCCATGACGATAACGGTCACGGAACCATCGTGGCAGGTATCGCACTCTATGGGGAGGTCGAAGCCTGTGCCCAGGCCAAGGAGTTCATTCCACAACTGCGCTTGTTGAGTGGGCGCGTGCTCGATCACAAAGCCGAATCCGACGCGCGCTTCATCGAGAACATCGTGGAAGAAGCGGTTAGATATTTCCACGAGAACTATGGCTGCCGTGTCTTCAACCTTTCCTACGGCAACTTGAATAAGCCCTACCTTGGGGGCCGAGTTGGTGGTCTTGCGTACACGCTCGACCGACTTGCGCGCGAATTAGATGTACTATTCGTCGTGCCAACCGGAAACTTCCTGGATATACCAATCGAGTGGTTGAAAAACGAATATCCGCATTACCTTTTCAGAGATGAAGCCAAGCTGGTAGATCCAGCTCCGGCATTAAACGTGCTTACCATTGGGAGTCTTGCCCGCTGGGATCGGAGCGCCAAGGCATGGCGCTGGCCACACGATTTGCCGGAAAACCCGATTGCGCAAAGAGACCAGCCGTCATCGTTTACCCGCTGCGGTTGTTCCATAAAAGGGGCAATCAAACCGGAGTTGGTGGCGTATGGCGGAAACCAGGCCATTGATCCCCGTGGAGGACACATATCGGATCGGTGGCTGGGAGAATTGTCCACCGACAAAGATTTTGCTGAGGGTCGTTTACTTTCTGAAAGAGCGGGCACAAGCTTCGCGGCCCCTCATGTCGCCCATGCCGCCGCTCGATTGTTGACGGAAGTACCCAATGCCAGTATGAATCTGCTCCGCGCGTTGCTGATTGCGAACGGAAGGATCCCTGCCGCCAGCCATGATCTTTTCCGTGGTGAGGAAGACCAACTCGCGCAAGTAGTCGGTTACGGAATGGTCGATGTTTCCAATCTGTACCGCTCCACCGAGGAGCAGGTAATTTTAATTTCTGAATCGGCCCTCATCGACAAGCATCATCACTTCTATGAAGTACCGATCCCGGAGAGTTTCTACAACAGCGGCAAGAAAAGTCGCAGGCGTGAAATCACCGTCGCGTTCGCCCACTGCCCCCCGGTCCGGACAACGCGCTTCGACTACAAGGCCAGCCGTTTCCAGTTCCGGCTGGTGGAAGCGGGGACTCTTGAAGATGCCGTGTCCGCTTTCGACAAGGCAACAGTCGATGAGGTTGAAAGCATCAAGGAAATCAACTGCAACAAGACAACCTACGGCGCCCAGAAGCGCGCCTACGGGACAGTGCAGGCATCTACATGGGCAATCAAGCAGTCCCGCACGGAAAAATTGTTTGTTGCCGTGACACGCAACGATCATGCATGGGGCATCCCGCCGTTTACGCTGGAAGAAGAACCCTATGCCTTGGTGATCCGCATGAGCGATCGCGAAAACGAAGAGGCGCGGCTCTATACAGAGATCCGTGCGCAGTTGCAGGCGCGCGAACGCGCGCGCGTCCGTATCTAA